The following are encoded together in the Phragmites australis chromosome 19, lpPhrAust1.1, whole genome shotgun sequence genome:
- the LOC133900884 gene encoding short integuments 2, mitochondrial isoform X1 — translation MRGLTRAAKRAGEMAFNAGGGAVNWFPGHMAAASRAIRDRLKLADLVLEVRDARIPLSSANEDLQPVISAKRRIIALNKKDLANPNIMNRWLNHFESCKQDCISINAHSSSSVSQLLGLVALKLKEAISKQPTLLVMVVGVPNVGKSALINSIHRIATSRFPVQDKNKRATVGPLPGVTQDIAGYKIASQPSIYVLDTPGVLVPSIPDMETGLKLALTGYTFRAVKDSVVGEERIAKYLLSLLNIRKTPLHWEQLLHRREELYEETCSSNEKDSRVSLRRRRRLNNSDALFVQDLVMEVQRTLCSTFVNFTGNTEEESELESLIDMQLAALRKVFRIPHKPFDETQGPTSKKLLTLFRSGKLGPFILDDLPDEQ, via the exons ATGCGGGGGCTTACGCGCGCAGCGAAGCGCGCCGGCGAGATGGCCTTcaacgccggcggcggcgcagttAACTGGTTCCCGGGCCAcatggccgccgcctcccgcgccATCCGCGACCGCCTCAAGCTCGCCGACCTCGTCCTCGAGGTCCGCGACGCCCGC ATTCCATTATCCTCAGCAAATGAAGACCTTCAACCAGTAATCTCAGCTAAGAGGCGTATTATTGCTCTAAACAAGAAAGATCTAGCAAACCCCAACATAATGAAT AGGTGGCTTAATCATTTTGAATCATGTAAGCAGGACTGTATTTCGATAAATGCACATAGCAGCAGCTCTGTTAGTCAG CTTCTTGGGCTTGTTGCGCTGAAACTAAAGGAAGCAATCTCGAAACAGCCCACACTTCTTGTTATGGTTGTTGGTGTCCCCAATGTTGGCAAGTCTGCACTCATAAATTCCATTCACAGAATTGCTACTTCTCGATTTCCAG TGCAAGATAAGAACAAACGGGCTACGGTGGGGCCACTGCCAGGTGTTACTCAAGATATTGCAGGGTACAAG ATTGCAAGTCAGCCAAGTATTTATGTGCTTGATACACCAGGTGTTCTTGTGCCAAGTATACCAGATATGGAGACTGGTCTAAAGCTTGCTCTAACAGGTTATACTTTTA GAGCTGTTAAAGACTCGGTAGTTGGAGAGGAGCGTATAGCAAAATATTTATTATCTCTTCTTAATATTAGAAAAACACCCCTACACTGGGAGCAATTGCTGCACAGAAGAGAAGAGTTGTATGAAGAGACATGCAGCAGTAATGAAAAAGACTCTAGGGTTTCACTACGAAGGAGAAGACGGTTGAATAATTCTGATGCCTTATTTGTTCAG GATTTAGTGATGGAGGTCCAAAGGACGCTATGCAGTACGTTCGTGAACTTCACAGGCAATACTGAGGAAGAGAGTGAGCTGGAAAGCCTCATAGACATGCAGCTCGCGGCTCTCCGCAAGGTGTTCAGGATACCTCACAAACCGTTCGACGAAACGCAAGGCCCTACCTCCAAGAAGCTGCTGACTCTTTTCAGATCCGGGAAACTTGGCCCTTTCATCCTCGACGACCTTCCAGATGAGCAGTAA
- the LOC133900884 gene encoding short integuments 2, mitochondrial isoform X2 encodes MRGLTRAAKRAGEMAFNAGGGAVNWFPGHMAAASRAIRDRLKLADLVLEVRDARIPLSSANEDLQPVISAKRRIIALNKKDLANPNIMNRWLNHFESCKQDCISINAHSSSSVSQLLGLVALKLKEAISKQPTLLVMVVGVPNVGKSALINSIHRIATSRFPVQDKNKRATVGPLPGVTQDIAGYKIASQPSIYVLDTPGVLVPSIPDMETGLKLALTGAVKDSVVGEERIAKYLLSLLNIRKTPLHWEQLLHRREELYEETCSSNEKDSRVSLRRRRRLNNSDALFVQDLVMEVQRTLCSTFVNFTGNTEEESELESLIDMQLAALRKVFRIPHKPFDETQGPTSKKLLTLFRSGKLGPFILDDLPDEQ; translated from the exons ATGCGGGGGCTTACGCGCGCAGCGAAGCGCGCCGGCGAGATGGCCTTcaacgccggcggcggcgcagttAACTGGTTCCCGGGCCAcatggccgccgcctcccgcgccATCCGCGACCGCCTCAAGCTCGCCGACCTCGTCCTCGAGGTCCGCGACGCCCGC ATTCCATTATCCTCAGCAAATGAAGACCTTCAACCAGTAATCTCAGCTAAGAGGCGTATTATTGCTCTAAACAAGAAAGATCTAGCAAACCCCAACATAATGAAT AGGTGGCTTAATCATTTTGAATCATGTAAGCAGGACTGTATTTCGATAAATGCACATAGCAGCAGCTCTGTTAGTCAG CTTCTTGGGCTTGTTGCGCTGAAACTAAAGGAAGCAATCTCGAAACAGCCCACACTTCTTGTTATGGTTGTTGGTGTCCCCAATGTTGGCAAGTCTGCACTCATAAATTCCATTCACAGAATTGCTACTTCTCGATTTCCAG TGCAAGATAAGAACAAACGGGCTACGGTGGGGCCACTGCCAGGTGTTACTCAAGATATTGCAGGGTACAAG ATTGCAAGTCAGCCAAGTATTTATGTGCTTGATACACCAGGTGTTCTTGTGCCAAGTATACCAGATATGGAGACTGGTCTAAAGCTTGCTCTAACAG GAGCTGTTAAAGACTCGGTAGTTGGAGAGGAGCGTATAGCAAAATATTTATTATCTCTTCTTAATATTAGAAAAACACCCCTACACTGGGAGCAATTGCTGCACAGAAGAGAAGAGTTGTATGAAGAGACATGCAGCAGTAATGAAAAAGACTCTAGGGTTTCACTACGAAGGAGAAGACGGTTGAATAATTCTGATGCCTTATTTGTTCAG GATTTAGTGATGGAGGTCCAAAGGACGCTATGCAGTACGTTCGTGAACTTCACAGGCAATACTGAGGAAGAGAGTGAGCTGGAAAGCCTCATAGACATGCAGCTCGCGGCTCTCCGCAAGGTGTTCAGGATACCTCACAAACCGTTCGACGAAACGCAAGGCCCTACCTCCAAGAAGCTGCTGACTCTTTTCAGATCCGGGAAACTTGGCCCTTTCATCCTCGACGACCTTCCAGATGAGCAGTAA